One genomic segment of Suttonella sp. R2A3 includes these proteins:
- the thrC gene encoding threonine synthase translates to MNYVSTRGGASLGQFCDVLLSGLAPDGGLAMPERIVQISHEDLAHWRTLSYADLAYEVMRPYISDIPAEDLRAIVHKTYREDVFHSADIAPLTRLGEDELYLLELSNGPSLAFKDMAMQFLGHAFEYVLEQRKQTINILGATSGDTGSAAEYAMIGKDNVRVFMLSPHGRMSAFQQAQMFSIDEANIHNIALRGVFDDCQDLVKAVNADAAFKREHHIGAVNSINWARVLAQAVYYFKAYLALDIAIGEPVDVCVPSGNFGNIFAGYLAKQMGLPLGKLLVATNENDVLHEFFTHGVYRIRPSADVAKTSSPSMDIGKASNFERYLYLISGNNGAQVAQWWQALERQGEIDLRGTPFWQAVQTSDFASGRSTHAQRLTTIRETYARYDRLIDPHTADGVFVAQQHRANIITTHPMICLETALPVKFTDTVIEAVGEAPPRPARFANIEDAPRHVDVLDNDLDALKAYIKQRV, encoded by the coding sequence CCGGATGGCGGTTTGGCGATGCCAGAGCGCATTGTTCAAATTTCCCACGAGGATTTAGCACATTGGCGCACACTATCGTATGCGGATTTAGCCTATGAAGTCATGCGGCCCTATATCAGCGACATCCCAGCTGAGGATTTACGCGCCATCGTGCATAAAACCTATCGTGAAGACGTCTTTCACAGCGCAGATATCGCCCCGCTCACCCGCTTAGGTGAAGACGAACTGTATTTACTTGAGCTTTCCAATGGTCCGTCACTGGCCTTTAAAGACATGGCGATGCAGTTTTTGGGTCACGCCTTTGAATATGTGCTCGAGCAACGCAAACAGACGATTAATATTCTCGGCGCCACTTCTGGTGATACCGGTTCGGCGGCAGAATATGCGATGATTGGCAAAGATAATGTACGTGTCTTCATGCTTTCCCCTCATGGACGCATGAGTGCGTTTCAACAGGCGCAAATGTTTAGCATTGATGAAGCCAATATTCACAACATCGCCCTGCGCGGTGTGTTTGACGACTGCCAGGACTTAGTCAAAGCGGTTAACGCCGATGCCGCGTTTAAGCGTGAACACCATATCGGTGCGGTTAACTCGATTAACTGGGCGCGCGTGTTGGCACAAGCAGTGTATTATTTCAAAGCGTATTTGGCGCTAGATATCGCTATTGGTGAGCCGGTTGATGTCTGCGTCCCATCGGGTAATTTTGGCAATATCTTTGCCGGTTATCTCGCCAAACAAATGGGGCTGCCGCTCGGCAAACTACTGGTTGCGACTAACGAAAACGACGTGTTACATGAATTTTTCACCCACGGTGTGTACCGCATTCGCCCATCCGCTGATGTGGCGAAAACCTCCAGTCCATCAATGGATATCGGCAAAGCGTCGAACTTTGAGCGCTATTTGTATCTTATTAGCGGCAACAATGGCGCACAAGTGGCGCAGTGGTGGCAAGCGCTCGAGCGTCAAGGCGAGATCGATTTGCGCGGAACGCCCTTTTGGCAAGCAGTACAAACTTCTGATTTCGCCTCTGGTCGCTCCACACATGCACAGCGTTTGACCACCATCCGTGAAACTTATGCGCGTTACGATCGACTGATCGACCCACATACCGCTGATGGTGTGTTTGTGGCACAACAACACCGCGCGAATATAATAACAACCCATCCAATGATCTGTTTAGAAACCGCGCTGCCGGTCAAATTCACCGATACGGTTATCGAAGCAGTCGGTGAAGCGCCGCCTCGCCCAGCACGGTTTGCCAATATAGAAGACGCGCCGCGCCATGTCGATGTGCTCGATAATGATCTCGACGCCCTAAAAGCGTATATCAAACAACGCGTGTGA
- a CDS encoding beta-ketoacyl synthase chain length factor, translated as MNLHFDIVNWCAVSDRLLTQSQWQLWAEGKLNHTDLPISKPDLSFIPPNKRRRLSAQARMMLAALWPLTSAHAAYPLVYVSHDGEVNRSFAMWLELLGESSVSPMAFGLSVHNALPGQWSILQHNHQEISALCASEQCLETGIIEAMSMLLDGAKDVLLLISEDPLKPEYDVNARRAPFPFALAMHLRLGHQWQIHQVASADPGAPPRYWQSLNWIKHVLRQNRAWQHDYQYNTWHWQHHE; from the coding sequence TTGAACCTACACTTTGATATCGTTAATTGGTGCGCAGTAAGCGATAGATTGCTCACACAATCGCAGTGGCAGTTATGGGCCGAAGGCAAACTAAACCACACCGACTTACCGATAAGCAAACCCGATTTAAGCTTTATCCCGCCAAACAAACGCCGGCGTTTGTCTGCACAGGCTCGGATGATGTTGGCCGCCTTATGGCCGCTAACCTCCGCACATGCCGCTTATCCGCTGGTGTATGTATCACATGATGGTGAAGTAAACCGTAGTTTTGCCATGTGGTTAGAACTATTGGGTGAAAGCTCTGTATCGCCGATGGCTTTTGGTTTATCAGTTCATAACGCATTACCCGGTCAATGGTCGATACTACAGCACAATCACCAGGAAATTAGCGCATTATGCGCTTCAGAACAATGCTTAGAAACCGGAATTATTGAGGCAATGAGCATGCTTCTTGACGGTGCAAAGGATGTATTGTTGCTTATCAGCGAGGACCCGCTTAAACCCGAATACGATGTCAATGCACGACGTGCACCATTTCCCTTTGCCCTGGCGATGCATCTACGCCTCGGGCATCAGTGGCAAATTCACCAGGTAGCTTCAGCAGATCCAGGCGCACCACCACGATACTGGCAAAGCCTGAATTGGATAAAACATGTGCTGCGCCAAAATCGCGCTTGGCAGCACGACTATCAGTACAACACTTGGCATTGGCAACATCATGAGTAA
- a CDS encoding lysophospholipid acyltransferase family protein, producing the protein MAGLVLRVLLPWILRHESPGLARTMRARAIVAWVWKRFLHIMRFGGVLNYRVHGGERLGKEGQLILANHPSLLDVVFLLSLSPSSNCIVKHKLMTNPVLHKAIELCGFIPNDESMETFEQATEVLRTGQSLMIFPEGSRTGADGVIDFNRGAVSIGLHGAKVITPVVIRMRPRGLMKHQPWYYIPPTRYEYEIIVGEDIDPQTYLQNSPLPIAARLLNRELIDYFQRESQC; encoded by the coding sequence TTGGCTGGTTTAGTACTGCGTGTGCTTTTACCGTGGATTTTGCGTCATGAGTCGCCGGGACTAGCACGGACGATGCGCGCCAGAGCGATTGTTGCCTGGGTATGGAAACGTTTTTTACACATCATGCGCTTCGGTGGTGTACTCAACTATCGTGTGCATGGTGGTGAACGACTCGGCAAAGAAGGGCAACTCATTCTTGCCAATCATCCTTCACTGCTTGATGTCGTTTTCCTACTATCACTGTCGCCAAGCAGTAATTGTATCGTCAAACATAAATTAATGACTAACCCTGTTTTACACAAAGCCATTGAGCTGTGTGGATTCATTCCCAACGATGAAAGCATGGAGACCTTTGAACAAGCAACCGAGGTATTGCGCACAGGACAATCATTAATGATTTTCCCTGAAGGATCGCGTACCGGTGCCGATGGAGTGATTGATTTTAATCGCGGTGCGGTATCGATCGGGCTACATGGTGCCAAAGTCATCACCCCAGTGGTGATTCGTATGCGCCCTAGAGGTTTAATGAAGCACCAACCGTGGTATTATATTCCACCAACGCGCTACGAATACGAGATTATTGTCGGTGAGGACATTGATCCACAAACTTACCTGCAAAACTCTCCATTACCAATTGCCGCGCGCCTGTTAAACCGTGAATTAATAGACTACTTCCAGAGAGAAAGCCAATGTTAG
- a CDS encoding phosphopantetheine-binding protein encodes MLDALKNELKEMIIDKLGLEDVNQEDIENDAALFDDSGLGLDSVDALELGLAVQKRYGIKMDNESTELRAHFYSINALAQWIHQEGTA; translated from the coding sequence ATGTTAGACGCACTAAAAAACGAATTAAAAGAAATGATTATTGACAAACTCGGCTTAGAGGATGTTAATCAAGAAGATATCGAAAACGATGCGGCTTTATTTGATGATAGCGGCTTAGGTTTGGATTCAGTGGATGCGCTTGAGTTGGGTCTCGCGGTGCAAAAACGTTATGGCATCAAAATGGATAACGAATCTACGGAATTACGCGCACATTTTTACAGCATAAATGCGTTAGCTCAGTGGATTCATCAAGAAGGAACAGCATGA
- a CDS encoding acyl carrier protein: MDRAQILALMREAMQSLFEIEPEHIVGDAHLYNDLEIDSIDAIDLIDYIKRQTGHKLVADDFRSVRTIDDVINAVMNKQAQTQTDA; this comes from the coding sequence TTGGACCGAGCACAGATTCTGGCGCTGATGCGTGAAGCAATGCAATCATTGTTTGAAATCGAACCTGAACACATTGTCGGCGATGCCCATCTCTACAATGATTTAGAAATCGACAGCATCGATGCGATTGATTTGATTGATTATATTAAACGACAAACCGGTCATAAATTGGTGGCTGATGACTTCCGTAGCGTACGAACAATTGACGATGTAATCAATGCAGTGATGAATAAGCAGGCACAAACGCAAACGGATGCGTAA
- a CDS encoding AMP-binding protein → MSASTNHQLMIFLPQVPDLEGRLFCAPYTYAQLIATAQLSASQLQGHTLAFIDSDDALITAWAVLACTFSGINMVWAANGSDNAAQHASRGADIRLADLTLNNQTTLPTLSPDWSASKHVDLPTHCHDITLTLHTSGSSGHPKAITRQLSSIFAEVDAISTELTPTTAVQIGSVSVRHLYGLTFRVCYPLRHGMTIDQQLCRFPEDVIRALARYERVQCISSPTMLSALSRSQVLDTLDERIETITSAGGLLSDAVREKINARLSSPILDVYGSTETGVIAWRRHTDWRAFPKVEIHLNPQQRLVVRSPWCAETFTTADLAYETAHGWHLHGRADAVIKLADKRVSLVALNNDISADSFVDDVHCFVPQGHQHIAAWVALNTDGVQALCEHGRNALITKLRQRVSQTHDRVVIPRYWRFDLTLPRDAQGKLSQKIVEHRFNQPIRAPEWYEHQHQQQQQPYEITLHATIPLDLFYFNGHFDRFPIVPGVVQLHWALEHAQHYFTLPSSLLSVENLKYQEMLRPAAEICLSIAHDHARDKVSFVYHDRTSQQKYASGRLVFGIRT, encoded by the coding sequence ATGAGTGCTTCAACAAACCATCAATTGATGATTTTTTTACCTCAAGTACCGGATTTAGAAGGTCGTTTATTTTGTGCCCCGTACACCTATGCACAATTGATAGCAACGGCGCAATTAAGTGCATCACAGCTACAAGGCCACACATTAGCTTTTATTGATAGCGATGATGCGCTTATTACCGCCTGGGCTGTGCTGGCATGCACATTTTCTGGCATCAATATGGTGTGGGCAGCTAATGGTAGCGATAACGCCGCACAACACGCAAGTCGTGGTGCAGATATTCGTTTGGCAGATTTAACCCTAAATAATCAAACCACACTGCCAACGCTCTCTCCCGACTGGTCAGCAAGCAAACACGTTGATTTGCCAACACATTGTCACGATATCACATTAACGCTACACACCTCCGGATCAAGCGGTCATCCTAAAGCAATCACCCGGCAATTAAGCAGCATATTTGCTGAAGTGGATGCTATCAGCACCGAACTAACGCCGACCACTGCCGTGCAAATTGGCAGTGTCTCTGTGCGGCATCTATATGGTTTAACGTTTAGGGTCTGTTACCCACTACGTCATGGCATGACGATTGACCAACAATTATGCCGTTTTCCAGAAGATGTTATCAGGGCTTTAGCACGCTATGAGCGCGTACAATGCATCAGCAGCCCAACCATGCTGAGTGCGCTCAGTCGCAGCCAGGTACTCGATACACTTGATGAGCGCATCGAAACCATTACTTCGGCAGGTGGATTGTTGTCTGATGCTGTCCGCGAAAAGATTAATGCACGGCTGTCTTCGCCAATTCTTGACGTTTATGGTTCTACGGAAACCGGGGTAATTGCCTGGCGACGACACACAGATTGGCGGGCTTTTCCCAAAGTGGAGATACACCTTAATCCACAACAGCGACTGGTGGTGCGTTCACCGTGGTGCGCAGAAACATTTACAACCGCTGACCTCGCGTACGAAACAGCTCATGGCTGGCACTTGCACGGACGCGCCGACGCCGTGATTAAATTAGCGGATAAACGGGTTTCACTCGTCGCACTGAATAACGACATATCAGCCGATTCTTTCGTTGATGATGTCCATTGCTTTGTCCCCCAAGGCCACCAACATATCGCAGCATGGGTGGCACTGAATACTGACGGGGTTCAAGCACTCTGCGAGCATGGACGTAACGCATTAATCACCAAGTTACGTCAACGAGTGAGTCAGACCCATGACCGCGTGGTCATACCAAGATATTGGCGCTTCGATCTGACTTTGCCGCGCGACGCTCAGGGAAAGCTAAGCCAAAAAATCGTTGAACATCGATTTAATCAACCCATCCGTGCACCCGAATGGTATGAGCATCAACATCAACAACAGCAACAGCCGTACGAAATCACATTACACGCCACCATACCACTGGATTTATTCTATTTTAATGGCCATTTTGATCGTTTTCCGATTGTACCTGGGGTCGTACAATTACATTGGGCACTGGAACATGCGCAACACTATTTCACACTACCATCATCGCTATTGAGCGTAGAAAACCTTAAATATCAAGAAATGCTGCGCCCTGCTGCTGAGATATGTCTAAGCATCGCACATGATCATGCTCGTGATAAAGTCTCGTTTGTCTATCATGATAGAACATCGCAACAAAAATACGCCTCGGGACGTTTGGTTTTTGGGATACGAACATGA
- a CDS encoding glycosyltransferase family 2 protein, with the protein MSTPRTVALIPHYRHHSTISDVVAKLRDYGLHCLIVDDGSGAVSQETLTNLATQKGVSVLWREINGGKGAAVCDGLIWANAQGYSHALQVDADGQHHLDDVPRLIKAAETAPQALICARPIYNEDAPKSRLYGRKITNFWIWVNTGSRHIYDGMCGFRVYPLASAIALIQNKYIGKRMDFDTEILVRLHWQGVEMVWIDSRVSYQPEGVSHFRLWRDNALISWMHTRLFFIGLWRRIWR; encoded by the coding sequence ATGAGCACGCCAAGAACCGTTGCCCTAATTCCGCACTATCGTCATCACAGTACGATTAGTGATGTCGTGGCGAAGCTGCGTGACTATGGGCTGCATTGTTTGATTGTCGATGATGGTTCGGGAGCAGTGTCGCAAGAAACGCTAACCAATCTAGCCACACAAAAAGGGGTTTCGGTATTGTGGCGTGAAATAAACGGTGGCAAAGGCGCAGCTGTTTGCGATGGACTGATCTGGGCAAACGCTCAAGGCTATAGTCATGCGCTACAAGTTGATGCAGATGGTCAACATCATTTGGATGATGTTCCGCGGTTAATCAAAGCCGCAGAAACAGCACCACAGGCACTAATTTGCGCACGCCCTATCTACAACGAAGACGCGCCGAAATCTCGTCTTTATGGACGAAAAATCACTAATTTCTGGATTTGGGTGAACACCGGTTCACGTCATATTTATGATGGCATGTGTGGTTTTCGTGTGTATCCGCTGGCATCAGCCATAGCGCTGATTCAGAATAAATATATAGGCAAACGTATGGACTTCGATACAGAAATCCTTGTGCGTTTACATTGGCAAGGCGTGGAAATGGTGTGGATAGATAGTCGTGTATCTTATCAACCTGAAGGGGTATCACATTTCCGACTCTGGCGAGATAATGCGTTAATCAGCTGGATGCATACCCGTTTATTTTTCATCGGATTATGGCGGCGCATATGGCGCTAA
- a CDS encoding glycosyl transferase family 2, which translates to MALKHQQHWATQKERGNRFVLLISAWMARTLPLWLLKPFIHLIAFYYYLSAPSARRHITAYQRRLSHHFPDLHLPPRSVWRQFAAFAQAISDQFAVWQQRIVYADLSVEDPDNLYARMNNPHQRGELLICAHLGNNDVCRALASHHRHFKLNVLVYHRHAVLFNQALNRVGADKIRLFEISTLDAATMFDLQARLARGEWLAIAADRVPVKGDKTVSVPFLGDESLFAQGPWLLAGLLDVRVNVLFCTRQHGRYHLQLEAFAERIHWSRSTREQVIKTWVARYSERLAQACARTPLQWFNFYDFWGDNV; encoded by the coding sequence ATGGCGCTAAAGCATCAACAGCATTGGGCGACACAAAAAGAACGCGGCAATCGCTTTGTACTCTTAATTAGCGCCTGGATGGCGCGTACATTGCCGTTGTGGTTACTCAAACCTTTTATTCATCTCATCGCATTTTATTATTACCTAAGCGCACCCTCGGCCCGACGACATATTACCGCCTATCAACGGCGTTTATCGCACCACTTCCCCGACCTTCACTTACCACCCCGCTCGGTTTGGCGACAATTCGCCGCGTTTGCACAAGCCATCAGTGATCAGTTTGCGGTATGGCAACAACGCATTGTCTACGCCGATTTATCGGTTGAAGACCCTGACAACCTGTATGCGCGAATGAATAACCCGCATCAGCGTGGAGAATTACTTATTTGCGCACATTTGGGTAATAATGATGTGTGCCGCGCTTTAGCCAGTCATCATCGTCATTTTAAGCTCAATGTCTTAGTCTATCACCGCCATGCTGTACTGTTTAATCAAGCATTAAATCGTGTTGGTGCCGATAAAATACGCCTGTTTGAAATCAGCACGCTCGACGCGGCAACGATGTTTGATTTGCAGGCGCGGTTAGCGCGTGGCGAATGGTTGGCAATTGCTGCAGATCGTGTTCCGGTCAAAGGAGACAAAACGGTTTCAGTACCATTTCTAGGCGACGAGTCACTATTTGCTCAAGGCCCTTGGTTATTGGCCGGATTGCTGGATGTGCGCGTAAATGTATTGTTCTGTACACGCCAACATGGGCGTTATCATTTACAATTAGAGGCATTTGCCGAACGCATCCACTGGTCGCGCAGCACACGCGAGCAGGTCATCAAAACATGGGTGGCGCGCTACAGTGAACGGTTGGCACAAGCGTGTGCGCGTACGCCGTTGCAATGGTTTAATTTTTATGACTTTTGGGGGGATAATGTCTGA
- a CDS encoding thioesterase family protein, giving the protein MSEPSLIEFAYDCRVPFYDVDSMNIAWHGHYVKYFEQARCAWLEWIDYDYVQMHTDGFAWPVAQLHIKYIRPATFGQHLRVWVSLREYESCLKLDYRITDRDSGEVLTKGMTMQIAVRIADQETQFQTPPSWQQKIRARMGRES; this is encoded by the coding sequence ATGTCTGAGCCATCGCTGATTGAATTTGCCTACGACTGTCGCGTACCGTTCTATGATGTCGACAGCATGAATATTGCTTGGCATGGTCATTATGTTAAGTATTTCGAGCAAGCACGGTGTGCGTGGCTGGAATGGATTGACTACGATTATGTGCAAATGCACACAGATGGCTTTGCTTGGCCGGTTGCTCAATTACACATTAAATATATCCGACCAGCCACATTCGGACAGCATTTACGGGTTTGGGTCTCTCTACGAGAATATGAAAGCTGCCTTAAATTGGATTATCGCATCACCGATCGCGACAGCGGTGAGGTGTTAACCAAAGGCATGACCATGCAAATAGCGGTACGTATTGCCGATCAAGAAACGCAATTTCAAACCCCGCCATCATGGCAACAGAAAATCAGAGCACGCATGGGTAGAGAATCATGA
- a CDS encoding outer membrane lipoprotein carrier protein LolA has translation MKRRLSVFVLWFFCLIAQAITAEDIAQQLHQPSISGHFTQTRQLHLSGLSIESEGIFSLNKNGLLWWLQKPFDVRTRIYNEQWGQWQNDTQSWLIQPQQALGREQTALMMHLLRGEWSALTQWFDLEATGNQQAWTLTLTPNSAIMRNIFTDIVLQGGQILTSVTLRETQGDVNTIRFSLQPLPPEQARFISDALE, from the coding sequence ATGAAAAGACGCTTGAGTGTGTTTGTACTGTGGTTTTTCTGCCTTATTGCACAAGCAATCACCGCGGAAGATATCGCCCAGCAATTGCATCAGCCATCTATCAGCGGTCATTTTACGCAAACCCGACAGTTACACTTGAGCGGCTTGAGCATTGAAAGCGAGGGGATATTTTCCCTTAACAAAAACGGGCTGCTGTGGTGGTTACAGAAACCTTTTGATGTGCGCACACGTATTTATAATGAGCAATGGGGGCAATGGCAAAACGATACACAATCCTGGTTAATCCAACCACAACAGGCATTGGGGCGAGAACAAACGGCCTTGATGATGCATTTATTGCGCGGAGAGTGGTCGGCATTAACGCAATGGTTTGACCTTGAAGCCACAGGAAATCAACAAGCATGGACACTAACGCTCACGCCAAACAGCGCGATAATGCGCAATATTTTTACCGATATCGTTCTACAAGGTGGGCAAATACTGACAAGTGTGACCCTTAGAGAAACACAAGGCGATGTGAATACCATACGATTCTCTCTACAGCCTCTCCCACCAGAACAAGCACGTTTTATTAGTGATGCCTTGGAGTAA